A genomic region of Nostoc sp. UHCC 0702 contains the following coding sequences:
- a CDS encoding acetyltransferase, with the protein MFKPRAIFSALAVILLAIVISTQIYNQPAVAAGGTCNPTAVNRPVCPSAAPSDTATFLDPTATITNAANITLGEKVYVAPFSKLDATNAPISIAADSNVQDQVSITASGSGVQIGSRVIMAHMATIKGAAQIGTQGSTGPFTDPITNTQFSNDVPEVFLAFNCEIDGATVERNTVVNFLARVGPGVTLPAGKVVLPGKNVTTYLQATSGALGKVANLTEADVALMEGIIEVNEAFAQGYTDLARADSTNVTGINYAPATDFNSGGLPQLGGISTRDPNFRNRIIGNVVLEDSFTNLNYKIGNRISLRADEGEPFNVGQIAGMANDVVFHALETTSLTVGDYIGYGPRALVHGGRQVVNGVANGPETSLGNFIGLGPDSVIFRSVIGNKSAIGKKSAVFNSTLPSRTYVRSKVIYADNGNIISAVEW; encoded by the coding sequence ATGTTCAAACCTCGCGCAATTTTTAGCGCCTTAGCTGTGATTCTCCTAGCGATTGTCATCAGTACACAGATATATAATCAGCCCGCCGTTGCTGCTGGAGGGACGTGTAATCCAACTGCGGTTAACCGACCTGTATGCCCAAGTGCAGCACCTTCAGACACAGCCACTTTCCTTGATCCAACTGCGACCATCACCAATGCAGCAAATATTACATTAGGCGAAAAAGTCTACGTCGCACCATTTTCTAAATTAGACGCTACTAATGCCCCCATTAGCATCGCCGCAGATTCTAACGTCCAAGACCAAGTAAGCATTACAGCTTCGGGAAGCGGGGTACAGATTGGGTCACGGGTCATTATGGCACACATGGCCACCATCAAAGGTGCAGCTCAAATCGGTACTCAAGGTTCAACTGGCCCTTTTACTGACCCGATTACTAATACTCAGTTCAGCAACGACGTTCCAGAGGTATTTCTCGCCTTCAACTGTGAAATTGACGGTGCAACTGTAGAAAGAAACACGGTTGTCAACTTCCTAGCGCGGGTTGGCCCTGGTGTGACCTTACCTGCTGGTAAAGTTGTCCTCCCTGGCAAAAACGTCACAACTTACCTACAAGCTACTAGCGGCGCTTTGGGGAAAGTGGCAAACCTGACAGAAGCCGACGTTGCATTAATGGAAGGTATCATTGAAGTCAATGAAGCATTTGCCCAAGGTTACACAGACTTAGCCAGAGCAGACTCGACAAACGTAACAGGGATAAATTACGCTCCAGCCACAGATTTTAACAGCGGAGGACTGCCGCAATTGGGTGGGATTTCCACCCGTGATCCCAACTTCCGTAACCGCATCATCGGCAATGTGGTTCTGGAAGATTCTTTCACAAACCTCAACTACAAAATAGGTAATAGAATTTCCCTGCGTGCTGATGAAGGTGAACCTTTTAACGTCGGGCAAATTGCTGGTATGGCAAACGATGTTGTGTTTCACGCTTTAGAAACCACTAGCCTGACTGTTGGCGATTATATTGGTTACGGGCCTCGCGCTCTCGTTCATGGCGGTAGACAGGTTGTCAATGGTGTTGCTAATGGCCCTGAAACCAGCTTAGGTAATTTTATAGGTCTAGGGCCGGACTCGGTGATATTCCGCTCAGTTATTGGCAACAAATCAGCAATTGGTAAAAAAAGCGCAGTCTTCAATTCTACATTACCTTCCAGAACGTATGTCCGTTCTAAAGTAATCTATGCCGACAACGGCAACATAATATCAGCTGTGGAGTGGTAA
- the mnmE gene encoding tRNA uridine-5-carboxymethylaminomethyl(34) synthesis GTPase MnmE, which translates to MSELFATTGTIAAIATAVVPQQGSVGIVRVSGSQAMPIAQTLFHAPGRQVWESHRILYGYIRHPQTQQLVDEALLLIMQAPRSYTREDVVEFHCHGGIMAVQQVLQLCLLRGARLAQPGEFTLRAFLNGRLDLTQAESIADLVGARSPQAAQTALAGLQGKLAHPIRQLRANCLDILAEIEARIDFEEDLPPLDDKAIISEIDRIAAEITRLLETKDQGELLRTGLKVAIVGRPNVGKSSLLNAWSQSDRAIVTDLPGTTRDVVESQLVVGGIPVQVLDTAGIRETVDQVEKIGVERSRRAASGADLVLLTIDASAGWTQGDEEIYQQVQHRPLILVINKVDLVEESEWKTLQSQIPNPQSQIATAAAKNQGIDNLETAILEIVKAGKVQAADLDLAINQRQAAALTQAQISLEQVQATIAQQLPLDFWTIDLRGAIYALGQITGEEVTESVLDRIFSRFCIGK; encoded by the coding sequence ATGTCGGAATTGTTTGCCACAACTGGAACCATCGCTGCGATCGCTACTGCTGTTGTGCCGCAGCAGGGTAGTGTTGGGATTGTGCGGGTGTCTGGTTCCCAAGCAATGCCCATTGCTCAAACTCTGTTTCATGCACCAGGGCGGCAAGTTTGGGAAAGTCACCGCATTCTCTACGGTTACATCCGCCATCCCCAAACGCAACAACTGGTAGATGAAGCTTTGTTGTTGATTATGCAAGCACCCCGTTCCTACACCCGTGAGGATGTGGTGGAATTCCATTGTCACGGGGGAATCATGGCAGTGCAACAGGTGCTGCAACTGTGTTTGTTAAGGGGAGCAAGACTAGCCCAACCTGGAGAATTTACCCTCCGTGCCTTTTTGAATGGACGACTGGATTTAACTCAAGCCGAAAGTATTGCTGATTTAGTGGGAGCGCGATCGCCCCAAGCTGCCCAAACTGCTTTAGCTGGTTTACAGGGAAAATTAGCTCATCCCATCCGGCAGTTACGCGCTAACTGTTTGGATATTTTAGCAGAAATCGAAGCTCGCATTGATTTTGAGGAAGATCTGCCCCCGCTGGATGATAAAGCGATCATATCAGAAATTGATCGCATTGCCGCAGAAATTACTAGATTATTAGAAACAAAAGATCAAGGCGAACTGCTACGCACAGGTTTAAAAGTGGCGATTGTCGGGCGTCCAAATGTGGGGAAATCGAGTTTGTTGAATGCTTGGAGTCAAAGCGATCGCGCCATTGTCACAGATTTACCAGGTACTACCCGCGATGTGGTGGAATCTCAGTTAGTTGTGGGGGGAATTCCCGTGCAGGTGCTAGATACAGCCGGGATTCGCGAAACCGTAGACCAAGTAGAAAAAATTGGTGTTGAGCGATCGCGCCGTGCCGCCAGTGGAGCGGATTTAGTATTGTTAACCATCGATGCTTCAGCTGGTTGGACACAAGGCGATGAAGAAATTTACCAACAGGTGCAACATCGTCCGTTGATTTTAGTGATCAACAAAGTTGACTTAGTAGAAGAAAGTGAATGGAAAACTCTGCAATCCCAAATCCCAAATCCCCAATCTCAAATTGCCACAGCAGCCGCAAAAAATCAAGGTATTGATAATTTAGAAACAGCAATTTTAGAGATAGTTAAAGCGGGAAAAGTTCAAGCTGCTGATCTGGACTTAGCAATTAACCAAAGGCAAGCAGCAGCCTTAACTCAAGCTCAAATATCCTTAGAACAAGTACAAGCAACAATTGCTCAACAGTTACCCCTGGATTTTTGGACAATTGACTTAAGGGGTGCAATTTATGCACTAGGACAAATTACTGGTGAAGAAGTTACAGAATCAGTTTTAGATAGGATTTTTAGTCGGTTTTGTATTGGAAAGTAA
- the fetB gene encoding iron export ABC transporter permease subunit FetB — protein sequence MQDLIKLDLVDLVIAVALMAIAIALSAWEKLGLELNLAIATGRTILQLLVLGYVLDFIFALDDAWAVLAILTIMLTITAIVARNRISQKIPYVLPLVWGAILISTALTLVYTNLLIIQPERWYEPRYVIPFAGMMLGNAMNAAAIAGERLVNTINTSRLEIETHLSLGATPQQAVTQYRKEAIRAALIPTLNQMMLVGMVALPGITTGQLLAGVKPLDAVSYEILIIFMVAVANLLTTVLVTKGLCRQFFNSAAQLVR from the coding sequence ATGCAAGATTTGATCAAGCTGGATTTAGTTGATTTGGTTATTGCTGTGGCATTGATGGCGATCGCGATCGCTTTATCTGCCTGGGAAAAATTAGGGCTAGAGTTAAATTTAGCGATCGCTACGGGGAGAACTATTCTACAACTACTCGTATTAGGATACGTTCTAGACTTCATCTTTGCTTTGGACGACGCTTGGGCGGTTTTGGCGATTTTAACAATCATGCTGACGATTACGGCGATTGTCGCACGAAATCGCATCAGTCAAAAAATTCCCTATGTATTGCCTTTGGTATGGGGGGCAATTTTAATTAGTACTGCTTTGACACTGGTTTATACCAACTTGTTAATCATTCAACCAGAACGTTGGTACGAACCCAGGTATGTGATTCCCTTCGCTGGGATGATGTTAGGCAATGCTATGAATGCAGCAGCGATCGCCGGAGAACGTCTTGTTAATACCATTAACACCTCGCGTTTGGAAATAGAAACTCACTTGAGTTTAGGTGCAACTCCCCAACAAGCAGTTACCCAATACCGCAAAGAAGCCATCAGAGCAGCATTGATTCCCACTTTAAATCAAATGATGCTCGTGGGTATGGTTGCCTTACCAGGAATCACCACGGGACAGTTACTAGCAGGAGTGAAACCCCTTGATGCTGTCTCCTACGAAATTTTAATTATCTTCATGGTTGCTGTTGCTAATTTGTTGACAACAGTTTTAGTCACTAAAGGCTTGTGTCGTCAATTTTTTAATTCCGCCGCCCAGTTGGTGAGATGA
- a CDS encoding ChaB family protein, translated as MASNNVNEVPQEIQEQLPEHAQQIFLAALNAAQKDGLSEEGAREVAWNSVRNEYEQGNDGKWQRKSEDPPIHNKAITTGGN; from the coding sequence ATGGCTTCTAACAATGTAAATGAAGTACCCCAAGAAATCCAAGAACAACTACCCGAACATGCACAGCAAATTTTCTTAGCAGCATTGAATGCTGCCCAAAAAGATGGCTTGAGTGAAGAGGGTGCCCGTGAAGTTGCCTGGAACAGTGTTAGGAATGAATATGAACAAGGTAACGATGGCAAATGGCAAAGAAAATCTGAAGATCCACCCATACATAATAAAGCTATCACCACTGGTGGCAATTAA
- a CDS encoding DegT/DnrJ/EryC1/StrS family aminotransferase has translation MIQSVNSVPAFDNKRQYKTIEAEVSGAVLEVLASGRYIGGPLVEGFEQQFAAYHSVNHCIACNSGTDALFLTLRALEIGAGDEVITTPFTFVATAEVISAVGAKPIFVDIDTTTFNIDVQQVAAAVTAKTKAIIPVHLFGQPVDMTALMAIAQSHNLAVIEDCAQSTGASWGNQKVGSIGHMGCFSFYPTKNLGACGDGGAITTNDSQLAAKLRVLKEHGQKNRYYYEEIGVNSRLDALQAAILQIKLPYLDTWNSQRQAIAAYYQRFLNQIPGIIAPQELAGGVAVWNQYTIRVSSEGLNGSSTTYRDTVRSQLQERGVNTMVYYPHPLHLQPVYQNLDYQPGQLPVAEQACYEVLSLPMFPELTTQQQDQVIYALKDCLV, from the coding sequence ATGATCCAAAGCGTAAATTCTGTTCCAGCATTTGATAACAAGCGACAATACAAAACTATCGAAGCAGAAGTCAGTGGAGCCGTTTTAGAGGTTTTGGCTTCTGGGCGCTATATTGGCGGGCCTCTGGTTGAAGGCTTTGAACAACAGTTTGCTGCATATCATAGCGTCAATCATTGTATAGCTTGTAACTCTGGTACTGATGCACTTTTTTTGACGCTACGAGCCTTAGAAATTGGTGCAGGAGATGAAGTTATTACTACGCCCTTCACCTTTGTAGCGACTGCTGAAGTCATCAGCGCCGTGGGTGCCAAGCCGATTTTTGTTGATATCGACACCACCACATTTAATATTGATGTGCAGCAAGTAGCTGCGGCAGTGACAGCCAAAACCAAAGCCATTATTCCCGTGCATCTGTTTGGACAACCTGTAGATATGACGGCACTGATGGCGATCGCTCAGTCTCACAATTTAGCAGTAATTGAAGATTGCGCTCAGTCTACAGGGGCAAGTTGGGGAAATCAAAAAGTTGGCAGCATTGGACATATGGGCTGCTTTAGCTTTTACCCTACCAAGAATTTAGGTGCTTGTGGTGATGGAGGAGCAATCACAACTAACGATTCTCAACTGGCTGCCAAACTGCGAGTACTTAAGGAACATGGACAGAAAAATCGCTACTACTACGAGGAAATTGGTGTAAATAGCCGCTTGGATGCTTTACAAGCGGCTATTCTGCAAATTAAACTGCCTTATCTCGATACTTGGAATAGTCAACGGCAAGCGATCGCTGCTTATTATCAGCGGTTCCTCAATCAAATTCCTGGGATCATTGCACCCCAAGAATTAGCTGGAGGCGTTGCTGTCTGGAATCAATACACCATTCGCGTTTCCAGTGAGGGACTCAACGGTTCTAGCACCACATACCGGGACACAGTGCGTAGTCAATTACAAGAACGAGGTGTAAATACAATGGTTTACTACCCCCATCCTTTGCATTTGCAGCCAGTTTATCAAAATCTAGATTATCAGCCAGGACAATTACCAGTAGCAGAGCAAGCCTGTTATGAGGTTTTATCCTTGCCAATGTTCCCAGAATTGACTACTCAACAGCAAGACCAAGTGATTTATGCGTTGAAAGATTGCTTGGTGTAA
- the hemJ gene encoding protoporphyrinogen oxidase HemJ: MAYSWFKAFHIIGIVVWFAGLFYLVRLFIYHIEANTEPEPARTILKNQYQIMEKRLYRIITTPGMLVTVAMAIGLLSTEPDVLKEGWLHVKLLFVALLLGYHHYCGRLMKQLAADECRWNSQQMRALNEAPTVMLMVIVLLAVFKNNLPTDITAWLIFGSIILMAVTIQLYAKKRKRDQQKLTAQIGQPQEQS, encoded by the coding sequence ATGGCTTATTCCTGGTTTAAAGCATTTCATATTATTGGCATTGTAGTTTGGTTTGCTGGGTTATTTTACTTGGTGCGTCTTTTTATCTATCATATTGAAGCTAACACTGAACCAGAACCAGCACGCACGATACTGAAGAATCAGTATCAAATTATGGAAAAACGCCTCTACCGTATCATCACTACTCCAGGTATGTTGGTGACAGTAGCAATGGCAATTGGTTTATTAAGTACTGAACCAGATGTTTTAAAAGAGGGTTGGTTACACGTCAAACTTTTGTTTGTTGCTCTTTTACTTGGTTATCATCATTATTGCGGTCGTTTGATGAAGCAGTTAGCAGCAGATGAATGTCGCTGGAATAGTCAGCAAATGCGTGCTTTAAATGAAGCACCCACAGTGATGTTGATGGTGATTGTATTGCTGGCTGTGTTCAAAAATAATTTACCTACAGACATTACTGCTTGGTTAATTTTCGGCTCAATTATTCTGATGGCGGTGACAATTCAGCTTTACGCTAAGAAACGCAAGCGTGATCAACAGAAGCTAACAGCACAGATAGGACAACCCCAAGAACAAAGTTAG
- a CDS encoding DUF561 domain-containing protein, protein MTMHPTLQRAFTNRRVLKVISGLNNFDRDRVAAIIKAAELGGATFVDIAADADLVSLAKNLINLPICVSAVEPEKFVQAVAAGADLIEIGNFDAFYAQGRRFEAAEVLELTHQTRVLLPEITLSVTVPHILELDQQVQLAEELVLAGADIIQTEGGTTSQPVHSGSLGLIEKAAPTLAAAYEISRAVSVPVLCASGISSVTAPLAIASGAAGVGVGSAINQLNSEVAMIAAVRSLVEALANANNRAIA, encoded by the coding sequence ATGACGATGCATCCTACTCTCCAACGTGCATTTACTAACCGCCGTGTCTTGAAAGTGATCAGCGGTTTGAATAACTTCGATCGCGATCGCGTCGCTGCTATCATCAAAGCTGCTGAACTTGGCGGTGCTACTTTTGTCGATATCGCCGCCGATGCCGATTTAGTCAGCTTAGCTAAAAACTTGATAAATTTACCAATTTGTGTATCAGCAGTCGAACCAGAAAAATTTGTACAAGCTGTGGCAGCTGGTGCAGATTTAATTGAAATCGGCAATTTTGATGCTTTCTATGCTCAAGGACGCCGTTTTGAAGCTGCTGAAGTACTGGAGTTAACTCACCAAACCCGCGTTTTACTGCCGGAAATCACCTTATCTGTCACCGTTCCTCATATCCTGGAATTAGATCAACAGGTACAGCTAGCAGAAGAACTAGTCCTAGCTGGAGCCGACATTATCCAAACTGAAGGAGGCACCACCAGCCAGCCAGTTCACTCTGGCAGCTTGGGATTGATTGAAAAAGCGGCTCCCACCTTGGCAGCAGCTTATGAAATTTCCCGTGCAGTGTCAGTACCAGTATTGTGTGCTTCGGGTATTTCTAGCGTCACAGCACCATTAGCGATCGCATCTGGTGCAGCTGGTGTTGGTGTTGGTTCTGCCATCAACCAACTCAATAGCGAAGTAGCAATGATTGCCGCTGTCCGTAGTTTAGTAGAAGCCTTAGCGAATGCTAACAATCGCGCGATCGCATAG
- a CDS encoding acetyltransferase, with amino-acid sequence MLIQKNEITIRLMQDNTDDYQLMAKWLTDETVLEFYEGRDNSFDLERIIENYQPLVIGKDPAIPCLVYYHNIPIGYLQYYALNDQPENDRQMYCLEQTDNVYGIDLFIGESNYWNQGIGTKILSAVVNYLFEELEADKIVIDPHVDNTRAIRCYEKCGFVKVRLLPAHELHEGKYSDSWLMAVDRLAWASHV; translated from the coding sequence ATGCTAATTCAAAAAAATGAAATCACTATCCGTCTCATGCAAGACAATACAGATGATTATCAATTAATGGCAAAATGGCTAACTGATGAGACTGTCTTAGAATTTTATGAGGGCAGAGATAATTCTTTTGATTTAGAAAGAATTATAGAGAATTATCAACCATTAGTGATAGGAAAAGACCCAGCCATACCTTGCCTAGTTTACTATCACAATATTCCTATTGGTTATTTACAGTATTATGCACTTAATGACCAACCAGAAAATGACAGACAAATGTATTGCTTAGAACAAACCGATAATGTTTATGGAATTGACTTGTTTATCGGCGAAAGTAATTATTGGAATCAAGGAATTGGCACAAAAATCTTATCAGCAGTTGTCAACTATCTTTTTGAAGAATTAGAAGCTGATAAAATTGTCATTGACCCGCATGTTGATAATACCCGTGCCATCCGTTGCTATGAAAAATGTGGTTTTGTGAAAGTGCGGCTATTACCCGCCCATGAATTACATGAAGGGAAATACTCAGATAGCTGGCTGATGGCAGTAGATAGGTTAGCATGGGCAAGCCATGTTTAG
- a CDS encoding mucoidy inhibitor MuiA family protein, whose protein sequence is MVNPETPSLQKTVDSQIVAVTVYTNKALVKRRGVVSLSGLERELVINALPVTLETESVRVSGSGTIGVRLLGVRSNYIYTTEPVAERVAQLTRQIQELETEKRYLQAQVDALVLQSNFIEGLREKTEEPFAQSLSRKNLSLSETLDFLNFLGSQYSEYAIASGDCKSQQQELDKQLQALRASLQKIQTPHSQKSLNLIVAIESAGEGEFEFELSYIVNYASWTPLYDLRVSNTSNIVHLNYIAEVTQNSGEDWIDVALTLSTAKPGNGTLPPKLEPWYIDIPSQIKLRQTDTEQFTLATRSAAVPANRPEPDEVAEDSLIPAKTVVAELSQQGSVVTFKLNGGGNIPSDGTPHKTTIFNDNFPCNFDYVAMPRLVSFAYLQANVKNPSNGATLLPGKANIFRENIFVGTTKLENIAPGQEFKLNLGIDEALKIERELVERQVDKKLISNLRRTTYGYRLVITNLLNQEINVKITEQLPVSRNEQIKVRLTRSNPQIQLGEMGILEWVLTIPPQEQREIFYQFIVEHPAELTVVGLDI, encoded by the coding sequence ATGGTTAACCCAGAAACACCATCTTTGCAAAAAACAGTAGACAGTCAGATTGTAGCTGTGACTGTGTACACTAACAAAGCTCTAGTGAAACGACGGGGTGTCGTCTCCTTATCAGGATTGGAACGAGAATTAGTAATTAACGCACTGCCAGTGACGCTAGAAACCGAGTCTGTGAGAGTCAGCGGTAGTGGTACAATAGGGGTGCGCTTGTTGGGAGTTAGGAGCAATTACATCTACACCACCGAACCTGTGGCTGAACGAGTCGCACAGCTAACTAGGCAAATTCAGGAACTAGAAACAGAAAAACGTTACTTACAAGCTCAAGTAGATGCGTTGGTATTGCAGTCTAATTTTATCGAAGGCTTGCGGGAAAAAACAGAAGAACCCTTTGCTCAGAGTTTATCACGAAAAAATCTCAGCCTCAGCGAAACTTTGGATTTCCTCAACTTTTTGGGCAGCCAGTACAGTGAATACGCGATCGCATCTGGAGACTGCAAAAGCCAACAGCAAGAATTAGACAAGCAACTGCAAGCACTCCGCGCCTCATTGCAAAAAATCCAAACACCCCATTCCCAGAAAAGTCTGAACTTGATTGTCGCAATTGAATCGGCGGGTGAAGGCGAGTTTGAGTTTGAGTTATCCTACATAGTCAATTATGCCAGTTGGACTCCTCTGTATGACTTGCGGGTTAGTAATACGAGCAATATAGTACACTTGAACTATATTGCAGAAGTTACCCAAAACAGCGGTGAAGATTGGATTGATGTAGCACTTACCCTTTCTACCGCTAAACCAGGTAATGGTACACTCCCACCCAAACTTGAACCTTGGTATATTGACATCCCAAGCCAAATCAAGTTACGACAAACGGACACTGAACAGTTTACCTTAGCAACTCGTAGTGCTGCTGTCCCAGCAAATCGCCCAGAACCAGACGAAGTTGCAGAAGATAGTCTCATCCCAGCAAAAACAGTTGTTGCAGAATTATCCCAGCAAGGAAGTGTAGTCACTTTTAAACTCAATGGCGGCGGTAACATTCCCAGTGATGGTACACCCCATAAAACGACGATTTTCAACGACAATTTTCCTTGTAATTTCGATTATGTGGCAATGCCGCGCTTGGTGAGCTTTGCTTATTTGCAAGCTAATGTGAAAAATCCCTCCAACGGTGCAACTCTATTACCAGGCAAAGCAAATATTTTCCGTGAAAATATCTTTGTCGGCACAACTAAGTTAGAAAATATTGCACCAGGGCAAGAATTTAAATTAAATTTAGGCATTGATGAAGCTTTAAAAATTGAGCGTGAATTAGTTGAACGTCAGGTAGATAAAAAACTGATTAGTAACTTGCGCCGGACTACTTATGGTTATCGGTTGGTAATTACTAACTTGCTGAATCAAGAAATTAATGTGAAAATCACTGAACAATTGCCAGTTAGCCGCAACGAGCAAATTAAAGTACGCCTGACTCGTAGCAATCCACAAATTCAACTTGGTGAAATGGGGATTTTAGAATGGGTGCTAACTATTCCGCCCCAAGAGCAACGAGAGATATTTTACCAGTTCATTGTCGAACATCCAGCTGAGCTAACTGTTGTGGGATTAGATATTTAA
- a CDS encoding alpha/beta fold hydrolase → MSITEHKITVDSLEWFYRESSPIGRTDLLPVVLLHGLVSQSYSWRNILPALANQGTRAIAPDWIGYGFSAMPEKRDFAYTPDVFITALEGFIKALELERFSLVVQGFLGSVGLQYALRHPEQIANIAILNTPISTAAKLPWKIKQMGLPLAGEMMTQDPLLVDRTLEGGSRYRIEDQDLDVYRKPFLKTSAVGRALLATIRNLQLEQAMTEIETGFQQWQQPILIQWGMIDPWLSVDIAQKFADSVPNAELIKLNNVGHYPQEHYHKTILEDLLPFIRRTNA, encoded by the coding sequence GTGTCTATAACAGAACATAAAATCACAGTAGATTCACTAGAATGGTTTTATCGAGAATCTTCACCAATTGGCAGAACAGACTTGTTGCCCGTAGTCTTACTACATGGTTTAGTTTCGCAAAGTTACAGTTGGCGTAATATTTTACCAGCTTTAGCCAATCAGGGAACGAGAGCGATCGCGCCTGATTGGATAGGTTATGGCTTTTCTGCAATGCCAGAAAAACGAGATTTTGCCTACACACCAGATGTATTTATTACAGCCTTAGAAGGATTTATTAAAGCATTAGAACTTGAGCGTTTTTCTTTAGTTGTGCAAGGGTTTTTAGGCTCTGTCGGACTACAATATGCCTTGCGTCACCCCGAACAAATCGCCAACATCGCTATATTAAATACACCCATTTCCACAGCTGCCAAATTACCCTGGAAAATCAAACAAATGGGTTTACCATTGGCAGGTGAAATGATGACCCAAGACCCCCTATTAGTTGATAGGACGCTAGAAGGTGGTAGTCGTTACCGCATAGAAGATCAAGATTTAGATGTTTATCGAAAACCCTTTTTGAAAACCTCTGCTGTGGGACGTGCCCTTTTAGCAACCATTCGCAACTTGCAACTTGAACAAGCAATGACAGAAATCGAAACTGGCTTTCAACAATGGCAACAGCCAATTTTGATTCAGTGGGGCATGATTGACCCTTGGTTATCTGTAGACATAGCACAAAAATTTGCCGATTCTGTACCAAATGCTGAATTAATCAAACTTAATAATGTCGGGCATTATCCACAAGAACACTATCATAAAACAATTCTAGAAGACCTTTTGCCCTTTATCCGACGTACAAATGCCTAG
- a CDS encoding FAD-binding oxidoreductase, with protein sequence MSHVIIIGCGVVGAAIAYELSQVLGLTITVIDRQPPAQASTGAALGVLMGAISHKIKGKAWQMRETSIQRYETLIPELEALTNRQIPFNRQGILSLCSEEDDLSSWENLVAIRHSQGWRLEIWDTAKLKKICPQVNHEKITGAVYSPQDRQLDPTALTLALVEAAQHKGVNFKFGVTVLGVPTPEKNSSPEPVKCTLVETTEGKIAADWIVFAAGLGSTPLTAQLNQIVDIRPVLGQALQLSLGHLLGNPDFQPAITGNDVHIVPVGGGDYWIGATVEFPPNGDEIPPNQELLETVRQQAIAFCPELATAKIIRTWSGLRPRPEGRPAPVIGQLPGFSNILLATGHYRNGVLLAPATAYAIREMIIPGNS encoded by the coding sequence ATGAGTCATGTAATCATTATCGGTTGTGGTGTGGTTGGGGCAGCGATCGCCTACGAACTAAGTCAAGTCCTTGGGCTAACAATCACAGTTATCGACCGTCAACCACCTGCACAAGCTTCCACTGGTGCTGCACTTGGCGTTTTGATGGGTGCCATTAGCCATAAAATCAAGGGTAAGGCTTGGCAGATGCGAGAAACTAGCATCCAACGCTACGAAACGTTGATTCCAGAATTAGAAGCCTTAACAAATCGCCAAATCCCTTTTAATCGCCAGGGAATTCTCAGCCTTTGCAGCGAAGAAGATGATTTGTCATCGTGGGAAAATTTAGTGGCAATTCGCCACTCCCAAGGCTGGCGGTTAGAAATTTGGGACACAGCGAAACTTAAAAAAATCTGCCCTCAAGTTAATCACGAAAAAATTACTGGCGCTGTCTATTCTCCACAAGACCGTCAACTCGATCCAACTGCCCTGACTTTAGCTTTAGTTGAGGCTGCCCAGCACAAAGGTGTTAATTTCAAGTTTGGTGTGACAGTTTTGGGTGTACCAACACCGGAAAAAAACAGTTCACCAGAACCCGTCAAATGCACTTTAGTGGAGACTACAGAGGGAAAAATTGCCGCAGATTGGATTGTATTTGCTGCTGGACTCGGTTCAACACCACTTACCGCCCAGTTAAACCAGATAGTTGATATCCGTCCTGTGTTGGGGCAAGCACTGCAACTCAGTTTAGGGCATTTATTAGGAAATCCTGACTTTCAGCCAGCAATCACTGGTAACGATGTTCATATTGTGCCTGTGGGTGGCGGTGACTACTGGATAGGCGCAACAGTGGAATTTCCCCCAAATGGCGATGAGATACCGCCAAATCAAGAACTTTTGGAAACTGTCAGACAACAAGCGATCGCTTTTTGCCCAGAATTAGCCACAGCAAAGATTATCCGCACTTGGTCAGGCTTGCGCCCCCGCCCCGAAGGTCGCCCAGCACCAGTGATTGGTCAACTACCAGGCTTTAGTAACATCCTCCTAGCCACCGGACACTATCGCAACGGCGTTTTGCTAGCACCCGCAACAGCTTATGCAATTCGTGAGATGATTATTCCTGGGAATTCTTAG